A single genomic interval of Cellulosilyticum sp. I15G10I2 harbors:
- a CDS encoding tripartite tricarboxylate transporter TctB family protein → MKKDRLVGIGAILAAIFFFYHTGSIKVPDNIVDPGPRLLPYLAEALMVICGIGMIVESEIKNKEEKAYLTKDGWKRMGIAFGVLIAYAIALTYIGFLWATPFMAFVLINMLSGEKKVSLTENIILSIVITAGLYLMFAKGFGVMLPQGKF, encoded by the coding sequence GTGAAAAAGGACAGGCTAGTCGGAATAGGTGCTATTTTAGCTGCTATATTTTTCTTCTATCATACAGGATCCATTAAAGTTCCAGATAATATTGTAGATCCAGGACCTCGCCTTCTGCCGTACTTGGCAGAAGCACTGATGGTCATCTGCGGTATCGGCATGATAGTAGAATCGGAAATAAAAAATAAAGAAGAAAAGGCGTACTTAACCAAAGATGGATGGAAAAGGATGGGGATTGCTTTTGGTGTACTCATTGCTTATGCTATTGCACTCACCTATATCGGGTTCTTATGGGCGACGCCGTTTATGGCCTTTGTTCTTATCAATATGCTTAGTGGCGAGAAAAAGGTCTCTTTAACTGAAAATATCATACTATCCATTGTTATTACAGCGGGGCTTTATTTGATGTTTGCAAAAGGTTTTGGGGTTATGCTGCCACAAGGTAAATTTTAG
- a CDS encoding enolase C-terminal domain-like protein, producing the protein MFSFDYKEKIRFTKAVYYNFRPIPLPRPFKDGTGGMGKFAPEQGCIELYDDEGACAHLSVGRGFVKDILPLILNGEKKSYNEWRETLYWKTRNSGFQSGQAVQVGMLDLMMLDILAQRAGQPLHRFMGATKDWASAYKGGGSILLEDNELIEDMTRYVEEGYTTVKFKVGSDDMERDLRRVEKVRKAVGNTINIAVDANQKWDVETAFKFSELVKPYHLAWFEEPIHAHDMNGIRRLKDMGISVPIAFGESMRIFYAYETYIEKGVDHLQPSVGRMTRMDDLVRIRDIARENNVRFSSGGRIYLNAIFGCLYNENEPVEYHEPISKPVGEYTLYQPEERNGRFYCQTDISGNPQRMNIEKLEKEGLLESKQIFYVEDK; encoded by the coding sequence ATGTTTTCATTTGATTATAAAGAAAAAATTCGTTTTACAAAGGCGGTATACTATAACTTTAGACCGATTCCACTGCCAAGGCCTTTTAAGGACGGTACTGGCGGCATGGGGAAGTTCGCTCCGGAGCAAGGATGTATTGAACTCTATGATGACGAGGGAGCTTGTGCGCATCTTTCTGTAGGGAGGGGATTTGTAAAGGATATTCTTCCCTTAATTCTAAATGGAGAAAAGAAAAGTTACAATGAATGGCGAGAGACTTTATATTGGAAAACTAGAAACAGCGGGTTCCAGAGTGGGCAAGCTGTACAGGTAGGGATGCTGGATTTGATGATGTTAGATATCCTGGCTCAGAGAGCGGGACAGCCTTTACATAGATTTATGGGTGCAACAAAGGATTGGGCATCTGCTTATAAAGGCGGAGGTTCTATCCTACTCGAAGATAATGAACTGATAGAAGACATGACAAGATATGTAGAAGAAGGCTATACAACGGTCAAATTTAAAGTAGGCAGCGATGATATGGAGCGAGACCTAAGGCGAGTGGAGAAAGTCAGAAAGGCAGTAGGAAACACTATCAACATTGCCGTGGATGCAAACCAAAAATGGGATGTAGAAACTGCATTCAAATTCTCAGAACTCGTAAAGCCGTATCATCTAGCTTGGTTTGAAGAACCTATTCATGCCCATGATATGAATGGCATTAGACGCCTGAAAGATATGGGGATTTCAGTTCCTATTGCATTTGGTGAGTCTATGAGGATTTTTTATGCCTACGAAACTTATATTGAGAAAGGCGTAGATCATTTGCAGCCTTCTGTAGGCAGAATGACAAGAATGGATGATCTTGTCCGTATCAGGGATATAGCCCGTGAAAATAATGTGAGATTTTCTTCAGGCGGCAGAATTTATCTCAATGCTATTTTTGGTTGTTTATATAATGAAAATGAACCTGTTGAGTATCACGAGCCAATCAGTAAACCAGTTGGAGAATATACACTTTATCAGCCAGAAGAGAGAAATGGCAGATTCTATTGTCAGACAGATATAAGTGGCAATCCGCAGAGAATGAATATAGAAAAGCTGGAAAAGGAGGGGTTACTTGAAAGTAAACAGATTTTCTATGTAGAAGATAAATAA
- a CDS encoding tripartite tricarboxylate transporter substrate binding protein, translated as MKKMTKVLGCLLVASMIGAVVGGCAKSSTSNPSEAGASVATDTNTTTQETTTASDSLKWTDKSVAILIPGTPGGGSDLTTRYLTQSWNELTGVKFQPENYDTTVASFKSLIGKKADGLNLAMAHSALVTQYVTGATDIHPLEDVTLIANIGNNGLRALAVPSDAPYDTFEEFLEYIKANPGKVKAGISPNGTTQFLMGTLENKLGIKFNYVEASAETDRLTNLAGGFIDIGSISLSNGLEYEKAGKLKVIATVGANGAKIADFDPSAPENYRTIQEMGYENVYAVTNYYVIGPAGMDEEQVKAISESLKGITDKGSAYVKGMIEMGQVPEWYGLEESKAILEDELNTLTDVAKALEIYNVTE; from the coding sequence ATGAAAAAGATGACAAAGGTATTAGGGTGTTTATTAGTTGCTAGTATGATAGGGGCAGTGGTTGGTGGCTGTGCTAAAAGCAGTACATCTAATCCATCTGAAGCGGGGGCAAGTGTAGCAACGGACACAAATACAACAACTCAGGAAACAACAACAGCAAGTGACAGCTTAAAATGGACAGATAAGTCAGTTGCCATTTTAATACCTGGTACACCAGGCGGTGGTTCTGATTTGACAACTAGATATTTAACGCAAAGCTGGAATGAACTAACTGGCGTTAAATTCCAACCAGAAAATTATGATACGACAGTTGCAAGCTTTAAGAGTCTTATTGGTAAGAAAGCAGATGGTCTAAATCTTGCAATGGCTCACTCCGCATTAGTAACACAATATGTTACTGGTGCCACTGATATTCACCCGCTTGAGGATGTGACACTCATAGCTAATATTGGAAACAATGGACTTAGAGCGCTTGCAGTTCCATCAGATGCACCTTATGATACTTTTGAAGAGTTTTTAGAGTACATAAAGGCAAACCCAGGAAAAGTAAAAGCTGGAATCTCTCCTAATGGAACCACTCAATTTTTAATGGGAACCCTTGAAAATAAATTAGGTATTAAGTTCAACTATGTTGAGGCATCAGCAGAAACAGACAGATTAACTAACCTTGCAGGTGGTTTTATAGATATTGGAAGTATTTCTTTATCAAACGGTTTAGAGTATGAAAAAGCAGGTAAGCTGAAAGTTATAGCTACTGTTGGCGCAAATGGGGCTAAGATTGCAGACTTTGACCCAAGTGCACCTGAAAACTATCGTACAATTCAAGAAATGGGATATGAAAATGTTTATGCCGTGACAAACTATTATGTAATAGGGCCAGCTGGTATGGATGAAGAACAGGTTAAGGCAATCAGTGAGTCTTTAAAAGGTATTACAGATAAAGGATCCGCTTATGTTAAGGGAATGATAGAAATGGGACAAGTTCCTGAATGGTATGGGCTAGAAGAGTCAAAAGCGATACTTGAAGATGAACTTAACACGTTAACAGATGTAGCAAAAGCGCTTGAGATTTATAACGTTACAGAATAA